TCGCCAAGTTACTGCACCTTTGTATTCTTTGAGCTTATAGTCTTTAAGGTAAATTTGCCAACCATAGGCAATACCCTCTTCTAAGGGAACTTTTTTGGTGGGAATAAAAGTATATTTACCATTTTTATCGTCTCTAAATACACCAAATTCGATTTTTTTGACCTTGATAGTTTTGGAAACATGGGACTCAGCAGCTGCGACAGGAGTGGGAGTAACTTCTAAAGCAAAGCTGGGCAAAATAAAGCCAGGAATGAGGTATACACTCGCTAACCAGATAATTGGTCGCATAAATATCTTACTATCTAAATTTATTCAACGATATTTATTGAGGCATAAATATATTTTTTTTTTCGACACGATGAAGACAGTTTTTTGGTATAATTATTACTCGTTCAAATCAGCCTTATATTGTCTCCTCATTTCGCAACTATCCTGGTAAAAAAATTGCAACATGGAAATACTGTTCACAGTTGTTTCAATGAAGTGAAGCTATGTGATTTAATCATCAAGTGTTGCATCGTGGCTATAATAATTCATTTCAAGTTGCCCGTTACAATACCCAGTCATCCAGACTAAGCCTTGAGAAGACTGTAAATATTCACCTTTTTATGGATTATTCCCAGATAAAAATTGTCCCAAACTGAATCATCTCTTGTGCTTTTTGTCAAATAACTTTATCGGTCAGTGGTAATGAGAAAACTTGTTATGGAGGAATGGCGATCGCCCCTGCCAAATCACCAACATCAATTTCCCCAAGACTCAAAAAGATATTCTAACTATGGTATTATGTGTTGTTTGGTGATATCAGAAATCGAAAAGATGCCCATGGAAAAAGCACCCTAGGCAAGCAGCCACTATTAAGCACACCAGCAATCAATAAAAAACTGATTTCCCCATAGTCAACTCACCAGGAGAAAAATTTCCCCTTTCCCTTATGCCCTCTGCAAGGTAGAATGTAGATTGACAGGGTTATTGCTTTTCCCTCCAGCCACAAATTAACTGACATCTACGTTCATCGCTCCATAGCTCCGAAGGGTGGCATTTGTGTCTATCTATCATGTTAGTAACAATCAGCAAATAGTTTTTTTTCTTAAAGTATTGTTACCCACTCGTGATATGATTCAGCTGGTTGATTAAGCCGTCAACATATAATTAGCTGTACTGGTTTCAAGTCCCGTGAGCTTGTCAGACGAACCAATTGACCCCACGCCGACAATACGACAAGATACTCAATCTGGTTTTGCGGACTCAGAACCAGTAAACTCTATGCAAGAGTTCTATCAACTCTATCGGGAGTTTTTGCTGATCACACTTGTCTTAACAGGGGTTATCTTTATCTCTGTGTGGGTATTTTACTCCCTGAACATTGCCCTCAATTATTTGCTTGGGGCGTTTACGGGTGTGGTTTACTTGAGGATGTTGGCAAAAGATGTTGAGCGGTTGAGCCAAGATAATCGACAGCTGAGTAAGACTCGGTTCGCATTATTAGCAGTAATTATTCTCCTGTCTTCACAGTGGAATCAGCTGCAAGTTCTGCCGATATTTTTGGGGTTTCTCACCTACAAAGCGACGCTCATCATTTATGTAGTCAAAGGGTCACTTAACCTTGACTAGCCATAGTTCCGACAACCTTAAAAATGCTACAAGGGAGTGTTATGAAAGGCGAGAGAATTTTGGTAGAAACATATCAAAAATTCTCAGGTAAGCCCAAATAAACTCCTTGCTCCTGTTCTCCAATATTAAAATTGGAGAGGTGAATTGATAGGTCGAGAAAATGCTGAATTTTCTGAACATCCCCAACTCCCTTACCTTTGCCGAGTTAGAAGTGGGTCATCATTTCTACTGGCATATAGGCAATTTAAAAGTACATGGACAAGTATTTCTTGTATCCTGGTTTGTGATTGGTTTACTAGTAATTGCTTCCTTAGCTGCTACTAGAAACGTTCAGAAAATTCCCAGTGGCATCCAGAATTTAATGGAATATGCCCTGGAATTTATTCGGGACTTAACAAAAAATCAAATTGGGGAAAAAGAATACCGTCCTTGGGTACCATTTATTGGTACTTTATTCCTGTTTATTTTCGTATCCAACTGGTCAGGAGCCTTAATCCCCTGGAAGTTAATTAAACTTCCCGAAGGAGAATTAGCCGCTCCAACCAACGACATTAACACGACTGTCGCGTTGGCATTATTAACTTCTCTAGCGTACTTCTACGCTGGTTTTGCCAAGAAGGGTTTGGGATACTTTAGAAAGTATATTGAACCAACACCCATCTTATTACCAATTGCGATTCTAGAAGACTTCACAAAACCTCTTTCCCTGAGCTTCCGTTTATTTGGTAACATCCTAGCGGACGAATTAGTGGTAGGAGTATTGGTTTTGTTGGTTCCTCTGTTTGTACCCTTGCCAGTAATGGCATTAGGATTATTTACGAGTGCCATTCAAGCCTTAGTTTTTGCCACCCTCGCAGCAGCGTACATCCACGAAGCGCTCGAAGGACATGGCGAAGAACATGAGGAGCATTAGAAAATTCTCCGTGGTAAATTTCCAATGATTTTATATTTGGTGTCAATCAAGTATAGGCATTGGCATTGTGAATACCAGGTAAATTGCTAAAACTTGCTCATGATGATGTAATTTTAGATTTGGGCTAATAACTGATAGTAATTTATTAGTAGTTAACCAGCCTGAATCTGAAAATCTCAAACTGTTTTGTTGTTTTGAAATCAGGAAAATAAACATGGATCCATTAGTTTCTGCTGCTTCAGTATTAGCTGCCGCCTTAGCTATCGGTTTAGCTGCGATCGGACCTGGTATTGGACAAGGTAACGCTGCGGGTGAAGCAGTATCTGGTATTGCTCGTCAACCAGAAGCAGAAGGAAAAATTCGCGGTACTCTGCTGTTAACCTTGGCGTTCATGGAATCCTTGACCATCTACGGTCTAGTTATTGCTCTAGTATTGCTGTTTGCTAACCCATTTTCCTAGGTTCGGCAATTAGCCAGTAGAGGCGTTGGTAACAACGTCTCTGCGAATAGCAATATTATCGTCGTCAGATAAAGTCACCCCTTTGACCTGGGGAAGCGATGAAAGTTTGTTGCTATCACAGCCAAAGAGGAGAAAAAATGTTTGATTTTGATGCAACTTTGCCCTTGATGGCATTGCAGTTTTTGTTATTGGCAGCTCTGTTAAATGTGATTTTCTACAAGCCAATCACCAAAGTATTAGACGATCGCAGCAACTATATCCGCACAAGCAAAGTTGATGCCCAAGAGCGTCTAGCACAGGCTCAAAGAGTCACAAAAGATTACGAGCAGCAACTAGCAGATGCCCGCAAGCAATCTCAGGCAGTAATTGCCGCAGCTCAGGCAGAGGCACAGAAAATTACTGCTCAGAAAATTGCTGAGGCACAACAAGAAGCTCAAGCTCAACGCGAGCAAGCTGCTCAAGAAATAGAACGGCAGAAGCAAGCGGCTTATAGTTCCTTGGAACAACAAGTAGACGCTCTGAGTAGACAGATTTTGGAAAAACTCTTGGGAGCAAACCTCGCCTGATAGGGCAGACATTGATATAGCTTGTGGTCGAGCTTTCCAGGAGACGCAACAGAGCCTAGTCTCTGTGAGCGTTTTGTGCAATTTTGGATTCATTACATCCTGAACACAGGTAAGTCCCAAGCAAAAGTCAATGATGACCAATCACTCTGAGATGGGAAGACCAAGCTCAATTTACCTAGAAAAATCAATAGTTAAGATTTTATGGGGTAGACTTCTTTCGCTTGCACTCTATACCATTTCAAGATCATCCCAAATCCATTGGGAAAAGTCCTAGGGGTTCGGCACTTGTTCAGGGAAAATTCTGATCAAGTTAAGTGTTTAACCACAAGCAATGCCAGTCGCTGGGAGTCGGGGAAAGCCGTCCAAGGCACTGGCTGAACTTTTCGCAAATCCCAAATAGATTAGCACTTTTTTCCCTTGGGGAAAGACACCAGTTTAGTAGCAAGGGAGCAGCGCAGTTGTAGATGAGTATTATAGGGACAGTCTTTTTACTTGCCGCAGAAGCTGTGGCAGAGGCAGAACCCGAAGGTGGTTTCGGTCTGAACGTAGACATCCTAGAAACCAACATTATTAACCTCGGTCTTCTGATTGGCATATTATTTTACTTTGGGCGTAAAGTTTTAAGCAACACCCTAAACGATCGCCGCTCAAATATTGAAACAGAAATTCTGACAGCCGAGAAGCAAGCTAAAGAAGCAGCAGCAGCCTTGTCAGAAGCACAGAAGAATTTGACCCAGGCACAGGCAGAAGCAAAAAGTTTGCTAGCGGCAGCACAGGAAAACGCCGAATTAGCAAAGGCAGCCATCCTGGAACGGGCAGAAGCAGATGTGGAGAAGTTGAAGCAGGCAGCTGCCAGAGATTTAGACACAGAAACTGAACGGGCGATCGCCGAACTTAAACAGCGAGTAGTCAGCCAAGCACTGCAAAAAGCTGAGGCGCAATTGAGTTCAGGCATCACCGACAACGCCCAGCAAACATTAATAGACCGCAGTATTGCGTTACTGGGAGGGTAGAAGATGCAAAGCAAAATAGCCCTAGCGGAAATTGCCCAACCCTACGCTGAAGCTCTGATGTCAGTGGCACAGTCAAACAACCTGACAGAGGAATTTGGCAGCGATATTCGCATTCTTTTAAGTCTATTGGGTAACAGTCAGGAACTACGTAGCTTTTTTGAAAATCCCTTTGTCAAGCTCGACAGCAAAAAAGCTCTGGTTAATCAGATTATGGGAGAGGGTGGCAACACCTATTTACGTAACTTCCTATTGCTGTTAGTCGATAGACGGCGGATCCAAATCCTAGAAGGCATTTGTCAGCAGTATTTAAGCTTGTTGCGTCAGTTGAATCAAACTGTCCTAGCACAAGTTATCTCAGCCGTTCCTTTAAGTGATGAACAGCAAGAGACTGTGAAACAAAAAGTCAAGGCAATGACCAACGCCCGTGAAGTAGAATTAGACACCAGAATAGACCGTGAAATTATCGGTGGTGTAATTATTAAAGTCGGCTCCCAGGTAGTTGATGCCAGCATCCGAGGTCAACTCCGTCGCTTGTCTTTGCGTTTAAGTGGTTCCTAAATCGATTAAAAAAATATAGAGACCCATGAGTATTTCCATCAGACCAGACGAAATCAGCAGCATTATTCAACAGCAAATCGAGCAGTACGATCAAGGCGTAAAAGTCGCTAACGTCGGTACTGTATTACAAGTAGGTGACGGTATTGCCCGTGTTTATGGTTTGGATCAAGCCATGGCAGGGGAATTATTAGATTTTGAAGATGGTACCGTTGGTCTGGCTTTCAACTTGGAAGAAGACAACGTGGGTGTGGTTTTATTGGGAGATGGTCGGGAAATTCAAGAGGGTAGTTCCGTTACCGCAACAGGTAAAATTGCCCAGATTCCCGTCGGTGATGCTATGATTGGGCGCGTAGTTGACGCTTTAGGTCAACCCATCGATGGTAAAGGTGAAATCAAAACCAGCGAAACCCGCTTGATTGAATCTCCCGCACCTGGTATTGTGTCACGTCGTTCTGTTCACGAACCGATGCAAACCGGTATCACTGCCATTGACTCCATGATTCCCGTAGGACGGGGACAACGGGAGTTGATTATCGGTGACAGACAAACCGGAAAAACCGCGATCGCCATCGACACAATTATTAACCAGAAGGAAGAAGACGTAGTTTGCGTTTACGTCGCCATCGGTCAAAAAGCTTCCACCGTAGCCAACGTTGTCCAAACCCTCCAAGACAAGGGAGCCATGGACTACACCGTAGTTGTAGCGGCTAACGCTTCTGACCCCGCAACCCTACAATTCTTCGCACCCTACACCGGTGCATCTATTGCTGAGTACTTCATGTACAAAGGCAAAGCAACTCTGATTATCTACGATGACTTGTCTAAGCAAGCCGTAGCTTACCGTCAGATGTCCTTGCTGTTACGTCGTCCACCCGGTCGGGAAGCTTACCCCGGTGACGTATTCTACGTTCACTCCCGTTTATTGGAAAGAGCCGCCAAACTCAGCGATGATTTGGGTGGCGGTAGCATGACCGCGTTACCCATCATTGAAACCCAAGCTGGTGACGTATCTGCTTATATTCCCACCAACGTTATTTCCATCACAGATGGTCAGATTTTCCTTTCTTCTGACCTGTTCAACGCTGGTGTGCGTCCGGCAGTAAACCCCGGTATCTCCGTATCCCGTGTAGGTTCTGCGGCACAAACCAAAGCCATGAAGAAAGTTGCTGGTAAGATTAAACTGGAACTCGCCCAGTTTGACGACCTACAAGCTTTTGCCCAATTTGCTTCTGACCTAGATAAAACCACCCAAGACCAACTGGCACGGGGTGTACGTCTGCGGGAACTCTTAAAACAGCCCCAAAATTCACCCCTATCTGTATACGAGCAAGTGGCTATTTTGTATGCAGGTATTAACGGTTACTTAGATGATATCCCTGTTAACAGAGTCAGTGCCTTTACCCAAGGGTTACGTGAGTTCTTGAAGACCAGTGCTGCGGAATACACTAACAATGTGAAGACACAAAAAGCACTTGGGGATAATGAAGAAGCGGCACTGAAAAAAGCCCTCGCTGACTTCAAAAAGACCTTTGTGGCGTAAATAGTGCTGAGTTAATGCTGAGTGCTGAGTGGAAATCTGAGTGTCAATAGCAGAGATGAAGATACCTATCTCCCCTTGTCTACTCCGACTCAATCAAGTCAGCATTCAGCATTTTCGGTCACCCATGATTCATCACGTGCTATGCACCGCTAGGCTAACAGCAACTTAAGAAAATGGCTAACCTCAAAGTAATACGCGATCGCATTCAGTCGGTCAAAAATACCAAAAAAATTACAGAAGCGATGCGACTCGTGGCAGCAGCACGGGTAAGACGGGCACAAGAACAGGTAATATCTACCCGTCCCTTTGCTGATCGTTTGGCGCAAGTGCTGTATGGTTTACAAACCCGTTTGCGTTTTGAAGATGCAGATTTACCCCTGTTGAAAAAACGCGCAGTCAAATCCGTTGGCTTGTTAGTGATTTCTGGCGATCGCGGTTTATGCGGTGGCTACAATAACAACATTATCAAGCGTGCGGAAGCGCGGGCAAAAGAACTCAAAGCCGAAGGTGTAGACTATAAATTTGTCCTTGTTGGACGGAAGGCAACTCAATACTTCCAACGTCGGGATCAACCGATAGATGCAACCTATTCTGGCTTAGAGCAAATCCCCACAGCTGCTGAGGCAACTAATATTGCCAACGAACTGCTTTCTTTGTTCCTCTCAGAGAGCGTAGACAGAATTGAGCTAGTCTACACCAAATTCGTATCCTTAGTTAGTTCTCGTCCTGTAATTCAAACTCTCCTACCCCTTGATTCCCAAGGTTTAGAAGCAGCAGACGATGAAATTTTCCGTCTGACGACTCGCGGTGGAGACTTCCAAGTAGAACGGCAAAAAATCGTTACAGAAGTTCGTCCCCTACCCCGCGATATGATTTTTGAACAGGATCCTGTACAAATTTTGGATTCTTTATTGCCTCTGTATCTCACCAACCAATTATTACGTGCTCTCCAGGAATCTGCTGCTAGTGAATTAGCTGCACGGATGACAGCGATGAGTAATGCCAGTGATAATGCGACTCAATTAATTAGTACTCTCACCCTTTCATACAACAAAGCTCGTCAAGCAGCGATTACTCAAGAACTGCTTGAGGTTGTCGGTGGTGCAGAAGCACTTACTTAATCTGGAAATCAAACTTTTTGATTCGTGGCTAATTGCTAATTTCATGATTAGCGGTTAGCCATTTGTGTTGGAGCGATCAAAAAGAATAAATTTTGGCTAATCTTATACTAATTCAATTTTGGAATGCAACTCCGGTGATTGCAAAATCTGTAAAGACGTTTCGCCGAAACGTCTCTATGTCGTCGGATCAGCGCGGGATCTGTCACAGTCTTTTGTAGGATTGGTATAATCCCTCTTTT
The Calothrix sp. 336/3 DNA segment above includes these coding regions:
- a CDS encoding ATP synthase subunit I codes for the protein MSLSDEPIDPTPTIRQDTQSGFADSEPVNSMQEFYQLYREFLLITLVLTGVIFISVWVFYSLNIALNYLLGAFTGVVYLRMLAKDVERLSQDNRQLSKTRFALLAVIILLSSQWNQLQVLPIFLGFLTYKATLIIYVVKGSLNLD
- the atpB gene encoding F0F1 ATP synthase subunit A → MLNFLNIPNSLTFAELEVGHHFYWHIGNLKVHGQVFLVSWFVIGLLVIASLAATRNVQKIPSGIQNLMEYALEFIRDLTKNQIGEKEYRPWVPFIGTLFLFIFVSNWSGALIPWKLIKLPEGELAAPTNDINTTVALALLTSLAYFYAGFAKKGLGYFRKYIEPTPILLPIAILEDFTKPLSLSFRLFGNILADELVVGVLVLLVPLFVPLPVMALGLFTSAIQALVFATLAAAYIHEALEGHGEEHEEH
- a CDS encoding F0F1 ATP synthase subunit gamma, coding for MANLKVIRDRIQSVKNTKKITEAMRLVAAARVRRAQEQVISTRPFADRLAQVLYGLQTRLRFEDADLPLLKKRAVKSVGLLVISGDRGLCGGYNNNIIKRAEARAKELKAEGVDYKFVLVGRKATQYFQRRDQPIDATYSGLEQIPTAAEATNIANELLSLFLSESVDRIELVYTKFVSLVSSRPVIQTLLPLDSQGLEAADDEIFRLTTRGGDFQVERQKIVTEVRPLPRDMIFEQDPVQILDSLLPLYLTNQLLRALQESAASELAARMTAMSNASDNATQLISTLTLSYNKARQAAITQELLEVVGGAEALT
- the atpE gene encoding ATP synthase F0 subunit C, coding for MDPLVSAASVLAAALAIGLAAIGPGIGQGNAAGEAVSGIARQPEAEGKIRGTLLLTLAFMESLTIYGLVIALVLLFANPFS
- the atpH gene encoding ATP synthase F1 subunit delta, giving the protein MQSKIALAEIAQPYAEALMSVAQSNNLTEEFGSDIRILLSLLGNSQELRSFFENPFVKLDSKKALVNQIMGEGGNTYLRNFLLLLVDRRRIQILEGICQQYLSLLRQLNQTVLAQVISAVPLSDEQQETVKQKVKAMTNAREVELDTRIDREIIGGVIIKVGSQVVDASIRGQLRRLSLRLSGS
- a CDS encoding F0F1 ATP synthase subunit B, which codes for MSIIGTVFLLAAEAVAEAEPEGGFGLNVDILETNIINLGLLIGILFYFGRKVLSNTLNDRRSNIETEILTAEKQAKEAAAALSEAQKNLTQAQAEAKSLLAAAQENAELAKAAILERAEADVEKLKQAAARDLDTETERAIAELKQRVVSQALQKAEAQLSSGITDNAQQTLIDRSIALLGG
- a CDS encoding F0F1 ATP synthase subunit B' yields the protein MFDFDATLPLMALQFLLLAALLNVIFYKPITKVLDDRSNYIRTSKVDAQERLAQAQRVTKDYEQQLADARKQSQAVIAAAQAEAQKITAQKIAEAQQEAQAQREQAAQEIERQKQAAYSSLEQQVDALSRQILEKLLGANLA
- the atpA gene encoding F0F1 ATP synthase subunit alpha, coding for MSISIRPDEISSIIQQQIEQYDQGVKVANVGTVLQVGDGIARVYGLDQAMAGELLDFEDGTVGLAFNLEEDNVGVVLLGDGREIQEGSSVTATGKIAQIPVGDAMIGRVVDALGQPIDGKGEIKTSETRLIESPAPGIVSRRSVHEPMQTGITAIDSMIPVGRGQRELIIGDRQTGKTAIAIDTIINQKEEDVVCVYVAIGQKASTVANVVQTLQDKGAMDYTVVVAANASDPATLQFFAPYTGASIAEYFMYKGKATLIIYDDLSKQAVAYRQMSLLLRRPPGREAYPGDVFYVHSRLLERAAKLSDDLGGGSMTALPIIETQAGDVSAYIPTNVISITDGQIFLSSDLFNAGVRPAVNPGISVSRVGSAAQTKAMKKVAGKIKLELAQFDDLQAFAQFASDLDKTTQDQLARGVRLRELLKQPQNSPLSVYEQVAILYAGINGYLDDIPVNRVSAFTQGLREFLKTSAAEYTNNVKTQKALGDNEEAALKKALADFKKTFVA